A genomic window from Sphingobacterium spiritivorum includes:
- a CDS encoding FecR family protein, whose translation MNEDNLNKQAKKLLQKYLNGQCTPEEEQQVMEWFYSFEVEGPAVPEQEDVLKRSKSALLDQIQLQDDRIVSPGFFTWKRMLIAAVALIVMSGVLGIYWKNNSLSVTADLAAVIPDSTGQYKNDIMPGSSYAVITYPNGKRETSADSQADHSLSSSAENGMLSVEVPNAGKYKVILSDGTHVWLNSSSTLTYPATFGSDQRIVKLSGEAYFDVAKDAHRPFRIELNGSVIEVLGTSFNVNAYTEEISTSLVEGKVKIITGQKETFLSPGNEALIKGSHVAVAPADIQKNTAWQRGEFYFDSDNLEEIINQVARWYDVEIVNADSLTVNTTYKGAISREMKLSEVLNILSSATQRRFEIDGRRVIVK comes from the coding sequence ATGAATGAAGACAACCTGAATAAGCAGGCTAAAAAATTATTACAGAAATATCTGAATGGTCAATGTACTCCTGAAGAGGAGCAACAGGTGATGGAATGGTTCTATTCTTTTGAAGTAGAGGGGCCGGCAGTCCCTGAACAGGAAGATGTGCTCAAAAGATCCAAGTCGGCACTCCTGGATCAGATTCAGCTACAGGACGATAGGATAGTATCTCCCGGATTCTTCACATGGAAGCGTATGCTGATTGCTGCGGTTGCACTTATTGTTATGAGCGGAGTCTTAGGAATATACTGGAAAAACAACTCCTTGTCTGTAACTGCTGACCTGGCGGCTGTAATTCCGGACTCTACCGGGCAATACAAAAATGATATTATGCCTGGTTCTTCCTATGCTGTTATTACCTATCCCAATGGTAAACGTGAGACCTCTGCGGATTCGCAGGCTGATCACAGCCTGTCTTCATCTGCCGAAAACGGTATGTTGTCAGTAGAGGTTCCCAATGCCGGAAAATATAAAGTGATTCTGAGTGATGGTACACATGTCTGGCTCAATTCTTCCTCAACACTGACTTATCCGGCGACATTTGGTTCGGATCAGCGTATAGTGAAATTATCAGGAGAAGCCTATTTTGATGTTGCAAAGGATGCACACAGACCTTTCCGGATAGAGCTGAACGGGTCAGTAATAGAAGTACTGGGTACCAGTTTTAATGTCAATGCCTATACCGAAGAAATCAGTACCTCACTTGTAGAAGGAAAGGTGAAGATCATTACCGGTCAAAAGGAAACTTTCTTATCTCCCGGAAATGAAGCACTTATAAAAGGCAGTCATGTAGCTGTTGCACCCGCAGATATTCAAAAAAATACAGCATGGCAGAGAGGTGAATTTTATTTTGACAGTGATAATCTGGAAGAGATTATCAACCAGGTGGCAAGATGGTACGATGTGGAAATTGTAAATGCGGACTCTTTAACAGTAAACACTACGTATAAAGGTGCCATTAGCAGAGAGATGAAACTGTCAGAAGTACTGAATATACTGTCATCGGCCACGCAACGCAGATTTGAAATAGACGGACGTAGAGTCATCGTAAAATAA
- a CDS encoding RNA polymerase sigma factor: protein MNTWSDKELFDVIKNNNTQAFSILFDRYSDILFRFILKRTHSVTDTEDILQEVFLSLWNRRAKIEVGDSIYPYLFKAARYEVIDWMVKSEKRIKHFERLEVKAEKDIICPHNSEEKLMAKELAKLLEDEVQKMPVTMRSIFNLSRGEDMCIKDIACQLSISEQTVKNNISLAMSRLKILVK, encoded by the coding sequence ATGAATACGTGGTCCGATAAAGAATTGTTTGATGTAATTAAAAACAACAATACGCAAGCCTTTTCGATTTTGTTTGACAGGTACTCGGATATTCTTTTTCGTTTTATCCTGAAAAGAACACATTCTGTTACAGATACAGAAGATATTTTGCAGGAAGTATTTCTATCGTTATGGAACAGGCGTGCAAAAATCGAGGTAGGAGATTCCATATATCCATATCTGTTCAAAGCTGCACGTTACGAAGTAATAGACTGGATGGTCAAAAGTGAAAAACGCATAAAGCATTTTGAGCGGTTGGAGGTCAAAGCAGAAAAAGATATAATCTGTCCGCACAATAGTGAGGAAAAACTAATGGCCAAAGAGCTGGCCAAATTACTGGAAGATGAAGTCCAGAAGATGCCCGTCACTATGCGCTCTATATTTAACCTGAGCAGAGGAGAGGATATGTGTATAAAAGATATCGCCTGCCAATTGTCCATCTCAGAGCAAACAGTCAAAAACAATATTTCTCTGGCCATGTCACGTCTCAAAATCCTGGTCAAATAA